The Candidatus Binatia bacterium genomic sequence CCGATCTCAACATCACGCAGGAGATTCGCAAGGCGGTCATGGCCGACAAGGACCTCTCCACGAACGCTCACAACGTCAAGATCATCACGGCAAACGGAGTGGTGACCCTGCGCGGCCCAGTCAAGAGCGCTGAGGAGAAGGCAAACATCGGCGCGAAGGCACAGCACGCCGCGGGTGTCACGCGCGTCGATAACCAGATCGAGATCGCGAGCGACTAAGCTTGCCAAAGATCCTGTCTGCTTTGCAAGACGGGAGGAAGGAATCATCATGTCGAAGAAATCAGTATTGTGCATTGCGTCGAGCGAGCCCCAGGTTGAGCGGATCGCGAACCAACTCAAAGCGGCAG encodes the following:
- a CDS encoding BON domain-containing protein, yielding MKKLAAVMLFAGGLAVSVASARAQGDPADNSGKNVRDRQDAAVTSGDQSNTQADLNITQEIRKAVMADKDLSTNAHNVKIITANGVVTLRGPVKSAEEKANIGAKAQHAAGVTRVDNQIEIASD